From the genome of Methylocystis heyeri:
AACCCATATGGCGCTGGTTTTTCTCGCCGGGGACAAGGTCTTCAAGCTCAAAAAGCCGGTGCGGTTTCCTTTTCTGGATTTCTCCACGCTGGAAGCGCGCGAAGCCATGTGCCGGGAGGAGCTGCGCCTCAATCGACGCTTGAACGACGGCCTCTATATCGGCGTGCTTTCTTTAAAGCTGTCTCCGGCGGGAGGGTTGACCTTCGGCGAAGGCGAGGTCGTCGACTGGCTGGTGGAAATGCGCCGCCTGCCGGCTGAGCGCATGCTCGATCGGCTGATCGACCGGCGCGAGGCCGGGAATGAGGAAATCGGGCTGCTTTGCCGAAAGCTCGCCGGTTTTTATGGCCGCGCGGCGCGTTCCGCGATCTCTCCGGCGGAATATTACGACCGCTTCCTTCGCGAGCAGAGAGAAAATCGCCGGATCATCGAGTCGCGGCCTTTCGCGATAGATCGCGCCCGGGCAAATGCGGTTCTCGATCGGCTCGACGACCGCCTCTGCCGAAACCGAGCCCTCCTCGAGCAGCGCGCGGCTTCGGGAAGGGTCGTCGACGGGCATGGCGATCTACGCCCCGAACATATCTGTTTTGCGGCCGACCTCGCGATTTTCGACTGCCTCGAGTTCAATGCCGCGCTGAGACAGGTAGACCCTTTCGACGAGCTGGCGTTCCTTGGCATGGAATGCGCTCTTCTGGGCGACGGTTCTTTCGGGCGCAAGGTCATCGCCGGCGTCGGCGCGGCGCTTGAAGATTCGGTGCGTCCCGAACTGGTTTCGCTTTATGCGGCATGGCGCGCGGCGCTGCGGGCCAGGCTGGCGCTCGCCCATCTGCTCGATTCGCATCCGCGCCTGCCCGAGAAATGGGAGCCGCTGGCGGCGCGCTATCTCGCCCTCGCCGAGTCGGCATTGCGCGAGGTCTGAGACGGGGCTGATCGCCTGGGGCGCATCGTCGCAAAGCTTCTCGGAGCATTCTCCGAGAAGCGCTCTGCAGGCGCTCCTCATTGATATGTATCTTCTGCAGCCTGCTGGGGCTCAGCTTTCGTCCTCGATAAGCTGCGAGAGAGACCCGCCATTATGGCATCGCTCGATCGCCTGCGCGAAAAGCCGGGCGGCGCCGACCACGCTCAGGCGATCTTTCAGCGCAGTCATGAAAGCTGGCAGCGGGACGGTGTCGGTCACGACGATGCGGTCGATCGGGGCGCCCCCAAGGGTTTTCGCGGCGCCGGACGAGAACACGCCGTGAGTCGCGGCGCACCAGACTTGCGTCGCGCCGCGGGTCTTGCAGGCCTGGGCCACGCGCGCCATGGTTCCGCCGCCCGAAATGAGATCGTCGAGCACGATGGCGATGCGGCCATCGACTTCACCGGCGAAAATATCGCCCGTGACCTCGCCCTGGCTGCGCCGCTTGTCCATGAAGGCCTTGTCCACCGGGCTCCCCAGTTTTCGTTCCAGCCGCTCGCGGAACAGCTCCGCCCTTTTTTCCCCGCCGAGGTCGGGAGATACGACGGCGACGGGCTGGTCGCCTGCGAGCCTCGCAAAATGCGAAGCAAACAGGCCGCGCGCGTCGAGATGGTCGGTGTCGCAGCGAAAGGCGTTCTGATAGGCCGCGACATTATGGGCGTCCATCGTAATGACGCGGTGGGTTCCCATCGCCTCCAGCAATTGCGCGAGATAGCGACTGGTCACGGGATCGCGCGGCTTGGTCTGCCGGTCTTTCCTCTGGTAGCAGAGATAGGGCGCCGCCAAGCAAACCTCGGCCGCGCCGGCGTCCTTCAGCGCGCCGATGAAAAACAGCAGACGGCAGAGCTTTTCGGAAACGCTGGTGTGAGGCTCCGCGCCGTGGAGGCTGGCGAGCACATAGACATCCCTGTTGCGAACATTGGACAGGGGCCGGATCTTGAATTCCCCGTCTTCGAAAGCGCGCTCCTCGTGGGGGGCGATGCCGACGCCGAGGAAGCGGGAAACCTCCGCTGCGAAGGATTTGTCCTCATCGAGGCAGAAGAGGGCGAGAGCCATGGACGTCATCCTTCACCTGCGCTGGTTGTCTTCGATCGGCAAGTTAATCGCGGCGCCGCGCACAGCCAACGCCGGCGCGGCTTTTCGTCACAACTTCACCCCTCGGGCAGGCGACCGAATTGTTTGCGCAATTCGGTCTTGGCGCGTTCGAGGATCTCTTTTCTTTCCTGCGGCAGATTTCGTCCCGCCCGGTTCAAATAAAAGGTCAGCATCGACATGGCCGAACGAAAGGGCGGGCTCTTGCGCCGCGCGCTGGCTTCCGCGGATTTCTTCAGCGACGCTGCGATTTTCTCGGGCTCGTCCAGCGCAAAGACGCCGGCGTCGAGGTCGAGCGCGTTGCTTTTGCGGGTGACCTCGCCCGACCAGTAGGCCTCGCCGGATCTGGCGTCCTTGCTACGGGGGCCGGAGGAGGGAGCTTTTGAATTGCGCTTCATAACGGGGTGCAAATGGGCGCAATGAAGAGGGTTTCTACCTTGCGGCTTCAGTCCAGATCGGTTCGCGCCAGATTTTTCTCCAGCTTCGCGCGGTCGAGTCCGCCTTCCCAGCTCGCGATGACCACGGTTGCGACGCCATTGCCGCAAAAATTGGTGAGCGCCCGGCATTCGCTCATGAATTTATCCACCCCCAGCAGCAGAGCCATTCCGGGCAAGAGCCGCGGGTCGATCGAGGCGAGCGTCGCGGCGAGGGTCACGAAGCCGGCTCCGGTCACCCCCGAGGCGCCCTTGGAGGTCAGCATGGCGACGCCGATGATCGTAAGCTCCTGCTCAGGCGACAGATCGACGCCCAGCGCCTGGGCGATGAAAATGGTCGCGAGGGTCATATAGATGTTGGTGCCGTCGAGGTTGAAGGAGTAGCCGGTCGGCACCACCAGCTTCACGATCTCGGGAGCGCAGCCGATCAGCTCCAGCTTCTGCATCAGCCTCGGCAGCGCGCTCTCGGAGGAGGACGTGCCGAGGACGATCAGCAGCTCGTCCTTGAGAAAGAACAGGAAGCGAAAGATATTGAATCCCGCGAGCTTCGCGATCAGGCCGAGGCAAAGGCAGATGAAGATGATGGAGGTGGCGTAGAAGGCGCCCACCAGCCAGCCGAGCGATACCAGGGCGCCGAGGCCGTATTTCCCGACCGTATAGGCCATGGCTCCAAAAGCGCCGATCGGCGCGACATGCATGACGAGACCGATCACCCCGAACATGGCGTGGCCGAGATCGTCGACGAAGCTGCGAAGCGCGGCGCCTCTCTCCTTCAATCCCATGAGGGAGAAGCCGAACAATATCGCGAAAAACAGAACCTGCACGATTTCCCCGTCCGCGAAGGCGAGCACGACATTGTCGGGGATGATGTGCAGCAGGCTTTCGACCGCTCCGCGCGAATGAGCCGCCTTTTCGATATAGCCCGCGGCGGCGGCGGGGTCCGCCTTGCCCGGAAAACCTGCTCCCGGCTTCAGAACGATTCCGACCAGCAGGCCTATCGCCAATGCGACGGTGGAAACGACCTCGAAATAGACGAGCGCCTTGAGTCCGACCCGGCCCACCTTCCTCGCGTCTTCTATATGGGCGATGCCCGACGACACAGTGCAGAATATGATGGGCGCGATCGCCATTTTGATGAGCTTGACGAAGCCGTCGCCGAGCGCCTTGACCCAGTCGGCCGTCGCTGCGCCTGGAAACACGGCGCCGAAAACGACCCCGAGCGCGATCGCGGCCAGCACCTGGACGTAGAGAATTTTGTGGAGAGGCTTTTGGATGGTCATGTGAGCGGAAATGCGGGAGGGGGCTGCAGTCTAGCGCGCTTTCCGATCGGAAGGAATCTCCCGATCGCGCCAGCTCCGTCGGAGAAAAATCCGTCGCCGCTTTGCGCGTCAGTCTTTCGCTCGGGAGGCCAAGGACTCTTAAACAGCTTTTTACGACAACTCTATACAGTTTTGCGATCATTAAGCGCCAAAATAAATGATTGATCCAGCAAGCAGACTGCGGCTATTCTCTGGCTTGTAATAAAAAATGAGACAACGCGGCGCGCAGCCACAAGATATGGAGGGACAAGGCGGGATGGTCACGCATATTGACACGATATTGGCGATCGACGATTCGCCGCAGTATCTCAATATGCTCCGTGCCGTGCTGTCTCCGAGGTATCGGGTGCTTCTCGGACTTGGCGGCGAGGAGGGCCTCAGACTGGCGCAGGGCGCCGAAAAACCCGATCTCGTGCTGCTGGACGTGAACATGCCGGGTGAGAATGGCTACGAGGTTCTCGCAAAATTGCGCGAGAGCGGCTGCGGAGAAATCCCCATCATATTCCTCACCGGGCAGGACAGGCCCGAAGATGAGGAGCGAGGCCTCGAGGCGGGAGCCGCCGATTATGTCTCCAAGCCGATCAGCTCGGCGATTCTTCTCGCGCGCGTGCGCAATCAGCTGGAAATGAAACGAGTGCGCGATTGGCTGAAGAGCCAGAACGCCGTGCTGGAGGAGGAAGTGTCGCGCCGGATGGCGGAGAACGACCTCACCCAGAAAGCGGCCATTCGCGCGCTCGCCCATCTCGCGGAAATGAGAGATTCCGACACCGGCGACCATGTGTTGCGGACCCAGCGCTATATCGAGCTTCTCGCGGACCTCCTGCGCGACCACCCCCGCTTTTCGCAAACCCTCACGCAACGCTACATCGATCTTCTGGTTCGCTCCGCCCCGCTGCACGACATCGGCAAGGTCGGGGTGCCGGATCACATTCTTCGCAAGCCGGGAAAACTCACGGACGAAGAATGGGAGATCATGAAGACGCACGCCAAACTAGGCAGCGATGCGATAGAATCGGCCGAGCGCGATCTCGACCGGCCGGTCGAATTCCTCGCGCTCGCAAAGGAAATCGCCCACTGGCACCATGAGAGATGGGACGGCGAAGGTTATCCCGACGGGCTCGCCGGAGAAGCCATTCCCTTGTCGGCGCGAATGATGGCTGTAGCCGACGTCTTCGATGCGCTGGCGGCCGAGCGCGTTTACAAGGAGCGGATGCCGCTCGAACAAGCGCGCCGCATCATCGCCGAGGGACGCGGCTCCCATTTCGATCCCGACATCGTGGATGTCTTCCTGGCTCAGTTCGATTCGTTCATGGAAATCGCGATGCGGTGTGATGACCAGCTGATCGAGACCCGACCGGGCGCCTTGAGGCGCCTGAACGAGCTTCCCCGGGATAGAGCCAGGCCGGAGTTTTGCGATCGGGATCCGCGCTAGGTCACCGACTCATAAATCTTATCCAGATTTTGACTGCGGCGAGTTTGGCGAGAGCGAGGTAGTTAGCGTCGTGCTTTTCGAAGCGCGTCGCTACAGCCCTGAAGTGTTTGAGCTTGTTGAAGAAGCGCTCGACGAGATTGCGGTATCGATAAAGGAAGGGGCTGAAGGCTGGGACATTAACCCGCCCCGGCATGGGCTTGATGTTGGCCCAAGCGCCTCTTTCCTCGAGAGAGCTTCGTAGGGCATCGCTGTCATAAGCGCGGTCGGCGAGCAGAATTTGGCCATCGCCAAGGCCTCCCAGCATGTCTGCGGCGCTCTTGCCATCGTGAGCCTGGCCTTCCGTGAGCTTCAGGGCGATCGGTAGGCCATTGGCGTCGACAAGCGCATGAATCTTCGTTGTCAGTCCGCCGCGCGAGCGCCCCATGCATCGGCTTGCAGAGAGGTTCCCAACGGCGGCCGGCGTTTCGCCTTCGCCCCCTTTTTACCGTTGGCGCCATGCTGATGCACCCGGATGGAGGAAGAATCGATCATTTGCAAATCGCCGTCATAGGCCTTGGAGACCGCCTCGAAGATGCGGTCCCAGACGCCAAGCCTGCGCCAGCGCACGAAGCGGTTGTAGCAGGTCGTCGCTGGTCCGTAGCGTTCGGGAATATCGGCCCAGGGCGATCCCGTTCGCAGCCGCCAATAGATGCCGTTCAGCACTTTGCGGTCGTCCGCGCGAGCAACCCCGCGCGGCTTGTTCGGCAATAGCGGCGCAATGATCGACCACTCGAAATCCGAAAGTTCATACCGGCGCTGGCTCATTCTCGCTCCTCCAAGGAGCTTGAATCACTATTCGCTTGAAAACGGAATCCCCTTTATGAGTTTGTGGCCTAGAGCGCTTCCAGCCGAAGTGGGCGCCGGTTCGGCGTGGGAAACGCGTCAAAACAAAAACAAATCTCATTGACGGAGCAAGTTCCCAAGAACCGCTTCGCACTTTTGGGGAACATGCTCTAGTCTTTGCCTGCCAGCCTGGTTTTGAGAGTCTGCACGACGACGGCGACATCGACCGGCTTCAGGAACACGCCGGACACACCGAGTTCCGACAGGCCGACCGCTCCGACAAGGGCGTCCACCGCCGTGCTGACGATATAGACAGGCGGATGATTGCCGACGTCGTTGAGGCGAGCGGCTTCGGAAAGGCCGTCGACATCCTGATCCACCATGAGGTCGAAAAGCACGGCGTCGGGCTTCACCCGGGAGACAGTGCGTATCCCCTCGGCGCTGTTGGCTGCCTCGCCGACGCTGAAACCCGAGGCCTCCAGCGCATTGCGGAGTATGGAGCGGGCATGGGGATCTGAGTCCACCAGCAGGACGATCCTGCGTTTCTCGCCCATGCCTATGTTCATCGCGGGCCTCCGGTCTGGGCGCAGATTTCGTCGCGCAGGAACGCGACCGCCCGTTCGAGATTGGCGGCGGCGCCCGGGGAAAGAGCCTCGCCGAGGCCGAACTCATAGCCGCGCACGCCGATCAGGCGGGCTTCCGGCGCTGCGCCGCAGCATCCGGCGGTGATGGCGAGCAGCGTCTCGGGCGTCAAATGGTGGCTGTCGAAGGCGATCTGCGAAGCCGGCTGCACCCGTCGATCATCGAATGGTTCGGCGCCGTTCTTCGCCGAATCGACGAACCAGACCAGATCGTGAGCCGCAATCTCGATCGAGTCCTCGATCGAAAGCTGATAGGGATCGTCGACCGACACATTGGCCAGTTCGAGCCCTGAGATGCGCGCCGCGACGGCGGGGCCCAGCCCATCGTCCATGCGTCCGGGATTGCCATAGCCGATCACCAGGATGCGCAACGGTTTTTGATCCGCGACCGCGTTCATTGCTTGACCTTCCGATCGACGACCTCGCCCGCCGCGTCTTCCAGGGTCACGATCAGGGGCATCTGGCCGAGAGCGTGGGTGGCGCAGGACAGGCAGGGATCATAGGCCCTGATCGCGACTTCTATGTGGTTGAGCAGGCCCTCCGTGATTTCCTGGCCGGAAAGATATGTCGTCGCGACGCTCGCGACGGCGCGGTTGAGCGCTTCATTGTTGCTTGTCGTGGAGACGATCAGATTGGCCCTCGTGACCTGATCGCGCTCATCGACCTCATAATGGTGGATGAGCGTTCCACGCGGCGCTTCGATGCAGGAAACGCCGCTCCCGCGCCGCTGGCCCGAAAGGATCAGATCGTCCCCCTGGAGATCGTCGTCGAACAGAAGCTGCTGGATCTTCTCGGCGCTGTGCACGAGACAGATCAGCCTCGCGTAGTGATAGGCGAGGGTGGCGTGCACGGGCCGTCCGGCGCCGATATTCATGAACAGGCGCCGTTCCGCTTCGGCGATGGGCGTATCGATCGAAGCGGCGCAGTTGAGCTGGGCCAGCGGACCCACGCGATACCAGCCCTGATCGCGCCCGAGCGATCTTATGTGCGGAAACTTCATGAAGCTCCAGGGCCGAACCTCCTCGATGAGCTGCTCGCGGTAGAGGCAAGGCTCGACGCCGTCGAAAATGACGCCGCCGGCGGAATCGATCGCGCGCAGGGTCCCGTCGTAGAGATCCATGACGCCGTTTGCGCCGACGAGGCTGAGATAATTGGATTCGAAATAAGCGAAATCCTTATGTTCAGCTTCTCTCTCGGCGACGATTTGCTTGAGCTTGTCGAGGGCGAGCAGGCACCAGGAAAGAATCTGTTCGATGTCGCGCCTCAGCGCGTCGCGGCTTTCCACGCAGAGGTTTTGGGTCACGCCGCCGGGAACCGCGCTGGTCGGATGGATCTTCTTGCCGCCGGTGGCCTTGATGACTTCCTGTCCGTATTTGCGAATGAAAATCGCCCATTTCCCGATTTCCGGAAAAGTTTCGAGAACCGAGACGATGTTTCGCTTCTCGGCGGGCGCGCCGAACCCGAACAGCAGGTCGGGCGAAGCGAGATGAAAAATATGAAGCGCGTTGGATTGCAGCAACTGACCGTAATGCATCAGCCGGCGAAGCTTGTCCGCGGTCGGGGTGACCGCATCCACCCCGGCGATCGCGTCCATCGCCTTGGCCGCGGCGAGATGATGGCTCACCGGACATATGCCGCAGAGCCGCTGGACGATGACCGGAACCTCCCAATAAAGCTTGCCCTGGATGAAGCGCTCGAAGCCGCGGAATTCGACCACGTGAAAGCGCGCTTCCTGCACTTTTCCGGCCTCGTCGAGGCGTATCGTCACTTTGCCGTGGCCCTCGACGCGGGTCACGGGATCGATCTCCAGCTTGCGCGCTCGTGACACGGTAGAAGGTTCGCTCATGCGTCGTTCCTTTGGAAAAGCGCGGCGTTCAGGGTCAGTCGTATTTGAACTGGCGATAGGGCAGGCTCGGCTCGTGGCCGGTGAGCAGGGCCTTGAAGAAAGACCAGATGGCGTCCCCGGAAGGCGGACAGCCGGGCAGGAAATAGTCGATTCTAACCACCTCATGGGCCGGATAGACCTTGTCGAGCAGGAGGGGCAGGTCCTCGTCGCCGGGGATGACGCCTTTACCTTCGACGGTCGGGCCGTTGAGATAGGCTTCTTCCAGACATTCCTTGAGGCCCACCGTGTTCCGCATCGCCGGAACATTGCCGTTCAGGGCGCAGGCTCCCACCGAGACGAGGATGCGGCAGTTTTTCCGGAACTCGGTCAGCGTGCGAATATGATGGTCGCTGGAGCAGCCGCCTTCGATGAAACCGATGTCGACTTCCCGATCGAATTCTTTTTTGTCCGTCAGCGGGGATTTGTCGAATTCAACTAGGTCGACGAGTTCGACCAGGCGTTCGTCGATATCGAGCAGCGACATATGGCAACCGAAACACCCGGTCAGGGAGCAGGTGGCCAATCTCGGTTTCGTCATTGGATCGTTCCTTTGGAACTCGCCGCGATGCGGCCCCGCCAGGGCCGGACTATTTTGGCTTGGCGCCGCTTTTGTTTTCGATGTCGGAGCCTATAGGGGTCACATCGAAGCGTCTTAGGCCGACCGGCGTGCGATAGCCCGTCCGCTTGATGACGATGCAACCCACCGGGCATATTTTCGCCGCCTTGTCGATCGCGGAAAAAGTCGTCTCGTCGAGTTCCGCTTTGGCGTCGATGTTCAGTCTCATGCCCAATCCGCGCCCCGCGAAACCGAACACGGATTTGCCGTCCAAATCGCGCGAGGCGCGGATGCAGCGGGAGCACAGCACACAGGTGTTGCGGTCGATGAACACGTCCGGATGCGAGGCGTCGATTTCATATCTCTGCCATTGATAGGGCAGCGAAGGCGAGGGGATATCGAGCCGATAGGCCAGCGCCTGCAATTCGCAGTCGCCGCTCTTCTCGCAGGTCGCGCAAATGTGATTGCCTTCCACGAACAGCATGTTGAGCACGACGCGGCGGTCGTTGTTGAGTTCCTCATTGTCGCTTATCACCACCATTCCCGGCGCCGCCGGCATGGTGCAGGCGCTGGCGCGGCGCCCGTCGATATAGCAGGAGCACAGCTTGCAGTGCCCGGCGGGCTTCAGATCCGGGTGATGACAAAGCCGAGGGATATAAATGCCGGCGGCGTCGCAGGCGGCGATGATGGTCTGGCCGGGCTCCGCCCGCACCTGCCGTCCGTCCACGGTGAAGAAAAATTCCTGGCCGTTCATTCTTCCTCCGCGCCGACCAGGCCGCGCCCCTGGAGGGCCTGTGCTTGGATCAAAGTCTCCGAAAGCAGGAAGCGCGGCAGGAAATCTTGGGCTTGCAGGAGCGCCTCATAGGCTTCGGGAAAGTTTCGCATCGTGCTGAGAATAGGGTTGGGCGCGCTCTGGCCGAGCCCGCACCGGCTGGTGCGGGCGACGCTGCGCGCGAGGCCGTCGAGAGCGGTCACGTCACTGAGCGTTCCGCGCCTCCTCAAAATCTTCTCCAGATCCTGCCGGAGCAGGGTGGTGCCGACCCGGCACGGGACGCACCATCCGCAGGATTCGTCTGCGAAGAATTCGGTAAATTGCAGGGCCGTGGCGAGCACGTCGCGCTCTGGACCGAACGCCATGACGGAGCCGCCGGTGGAGAGGTCTTCGTAAGCGATGCGCCTGCCGTAATCCTTGGGCCCGACGCATTGTCCCGAAGGGCCGCCGACCTGGACGAAGCGGGCGTCGGGCGCGCCCACGAGATCGAGGAGTTCGTTGAGCGTCGTCCCGAAGGGCAGTTCATAAACGCCGGGATGCGCGCAATCGCCGCTGACGCTCAAGAGCTTGGTTCCCGCCGACTCGGCCGTGCCGAAGCTGCAGAACCAGGCTGCGCCTCTTTCCATGATGCGGGAGGCGCAGGCGAAGGTTTCCACATTGTCGACAGCCGTCGGACATCCGAGATAGCCGCGATCGGTCGGGAAGGGCGGGCGGTCGCGCGGCGCGCCTCTCTTGCCTTCGAGCGACTCGATCAGCGCGGATTCTTCTCCGCAGATATAGGCGCCCGCGCCGAGCTGGATGCGAATGTCGAAATCGAAGCCCTCGACGCCGCAGATGTCGGTTCCGAGAAGTCCGTA
Proteins encoded in this window:
- a CDS encoding ribose-phosphate diphosphokinase produces the protein MALALFCLDEDKSFAAEVSRFLGVGIAPHEERAFEDGEFKIRPLSNVRNRDVYVLASLHGAEPHTSVSEKLCRLLFFIGALKDAGAAEVCLAAPYLCYQRKDRQTKPRDPVTSRYLAQLLEAMGTHRVITMDAHNVAAYQNAFRCDTDHLDARGLFASHFARLAGDQPVAVVSPDLGGEKRAELFRERLERKLGSPVDKAFMDKRRSQGEVTGDIFAGEVDGRIAIVLDDLISGGGTMARVAQACKTRGATQVWCAATHGVFSSGAAKTLGGAPIDRIVVTDTVPLPAFMTALKDRLSVVGAARLFAQAIERCHNGGSLSQLIEDES
- a CDS encoding DUF3175 domain-containing protein, with product MKRNSKAPSSGPRSKDARSGEAYWSGEVTRKSNALDLDAGVFALDEPEKIAASLKKSAEASARRKSPPFRSAMSMLTFYLNRAGRNLPQERKEILERAKTELRKQFGRLPEG
- the dctA gene encoding C4-dicarboxylate transporter DctA, yielding MTIQKPLHKILYVQVLAAIALGVVFGAVFPGAATADWVKALGDGFVKLIKMAIAPIIFCTVSSGIAHIEDARKVGRVGLKALVYFEVVSTVALAIGLLVGIVLKPGAGFPGKADPAAAAGYIEKAAHSRGAVESLLHIIPDNVVLAFADGEIVQVLFFAILFGFSLMGLKERGAALRSFVDDLGHAMFGVIGLVMHVAPIGAFGAMAYTVGKYGLGALVSLGWLVGAFYATSIIFICLCLGLIAKLAGFNIFRFLFFLKDELLIVLGTSSSESALPRLMQKLELIGCAPEIVKLVVPTGYSFNLDGTNIYMTLATIFIAQALGVDLSPEQELTIIGVAMLTSKGASGVTGAGFVTLAATLASIDPRLLPGMALLLGVDKFMSECRALTNFCGNGVATVVIASWEGGLDRAKLEKNLARTDLD
- a CDS encoding HD-GYP domain-containing protein, whose product is MVTHIDTILAIDDSPQYLNMLRAVLSPRYRVLLGLGGEEGLRLAQGAEKPDLVLLDVNMPGENGYEVLAKLRESGCGEIPIIFLTGQDRPEDEERGLEAGAADYVSKPISSAILLARVRNQLEMKRVRDWLKSQNAVLEEEVSRRMAENDLTQKAAIRALAHLAEMRDSDTGDHVLRTQRYIELLADLLRDHPRFSQTLTQRYIDLLVRSAPLHDIGKVGVPDHILRKPGKLTDEEWEIMKTHAKLGSDAIESAERDLDRPVEFLALAKEIAHWHHERWDGEGYPDGLAGEAIPLSARMMAVADVFDALAAERVYKERMPLEQARRIIAEGRGSHFDPDIVDVFLAQFDSFMEIAMRCDDQLIETRPGALRRLNELPRDRARPEFCDRDPR
- a CDS encoding IS5 family transposase (programmed frameshift), producing MSQRRYELSDFEWSIIAPLLPNKPRGVARADDRKVLNGIYWRLRTGSPWADIPERYGPATTCYNRFVRWRRLGVWDRIFEAVSKAYDGDLQMIDSSSIRVHQHGANGKKGEGETPAAVGNLSASRCMGRSRGGLTTKIHALVDANGLPIALKLTEGQAHDGKSAADMLGGLGDGQILLADRAYDSDALRSSLEERGAWANIKPMPGRVNVPAFSPFLYRYRNLVERFFNKLKHFRAVATRFEKHDANYLALAKLAAVKIWIRFMSR
- a CDS encoding response regulator; protein product: MNIGMGEKRRIVLLVDSDPHARSILRNALEASGFSVGEAANSAEGIRTVSRVKPDAVLFDLMVDQDVDGLSEAARLNDVGNHPPVYIVSTAVDALVGAVGLSELGVSGVFLKPVDVAVVVQTLKTRLAGKD
- a CDS encoding hydrogenase maturation protease: MNAVADQKPLRILVIGYGNPGRMDDGLGPAVAARISGLELANVSVDDPYQLSIEDSIEIAAHDLVWFVDSAKNGAEPFDDRRVQPASQIAFDSHHLTPETLLAITAGCCGAAPEARLIGVRGYEFGLGEALSPGAAANLERAVAFLRDEICAQTGGPR
- a CDS encoding Ni/Fe hydrogenase subunit alpha: MSEPSTVSRARKLEIDPVTRVEGHGKVTIRLDEAGKVQEARFHVVEFRGFERFIQGKLYWEVPVIVQRLCGICPVSHHLAAAKAMDAIAGVDAVTPTADKLRRLMHYGQLLQSNALHIFHLASPDLLFGFGAPAEKRNIVSVLETFPEIGKWAIFIRKYGQEVIKATGGKKIHPTSAVPGGVTQNLCVESRDALRRDIEQILSWCLLALDKLKQIVAEREAEHKDFAYFESNYLSLVGANGVMDLYDGTLRAIDSAGGVIFDGVEPCLYREQLIEEVRPWSFMKFPHIRSLGRDQGWYRVGPLAQLNCAASIDTPIAEAERRLFMNIGAGRPVHATLAYHYARLICLVHSAEKIQQLLFDDDLQGDDLILSGQRRGSGVSCIEAPRGTLIHHYEVDERDQVTRANLIVSTTSNNEALNRAVASVATTYLSGQEITEGLLNHIEVAIRAYDPCLSCATHALGQMPLIVTLEDAAGEVVDRKVKQ
- a CDS encoding NADP oxidoreductase, with translation MTKPRLATCSLTGCFGCHMSLLDIDERLVELVDLVEFDKSPLTDKKEFDREVDIGFIEGGCSSDHHIRTLTEFRKNCRILVSVGACALNGNVPAMRNTVGLKECLEEAYLNGPTVEGKGVIPGDEDLPLLLDKVYPAHEVVRIDYFLPGCPPSGDAIWSFFKALLTGHEPSLPYRQFKYD
- a CDS encoding 2Fe-2S iron-sulfur cluster-binding protein, translated to MNGQEFFFTVDGRQVRAEPGQTIIAACDAAGIYIPRLCHHPDLKPAGHCKLCSCYIDGRRASACTMPAAPGMVVISDNEELNNDRRVVLNMLFVEGNHICATCEKSGDCELQALAYRLDIPSPSLPYQWQRYEIDASHPDVFIDRNTCVLCSRCIRASRDLDGKSVFGFAGRGLGMRLNIDAKAELDETTFSAIDKAAKICPVGCIVIKRTGYRTPVGLRRFDVTPIGSDIENKSGAKPK